A genomic region of Cytophagales bacterium contains the following coding sequences:
- a CDS encoding DoxX family protein, with the protein MRAVILIIRVLVGVLFIFSGLIKLNDPVGTGIKLEEYFEVFGTTFLIPASLFFSVFQSALEVVLGVALLIQYQMKRLIWVLLGLIIFFTFLTFYSGYTGKVTDCGCFGDAIKLTPWESFTKDITLFFMISILFFKRNAFRELLTKKAGFVLFIVSCVIPLFIAIYAIRHLPFIDFRPYKVGSNIPELMEIPTLNLKYRYIFEKDGKSYEFDSWQNDTTYQYKELLTLNEDGKVLSQDELDEMSQPKITDYSVKNDEGDFTQATFEGKKLLIVINDVDKTNTKNIEKIVALVKHLEDMGIEPMVLTSTDESAYDVFRHEVQLAVPYYFSDATVLKTMVRSNPGLILMQNGTVIGKWHYNDVPDVEDIKSLI; encoded by the coding sequence ATGAGAGCTGTTATTTTAATTATCCGCGTACTCGTAGGGGTACTGTTTATCTTTTCCGGTCTTATCAAATTGAACGACCCGGTAGGTACAGGGATCAAGCTTGAGGAATATTTTGAAGTGTTTGGCACAACATTTCTTATCCCTGCTTCCTTGTTCTTTTCAGTTTTTCAGAGCGCGCTGGAAGTGGTATTGGGGGTGGCATTGCTTATCCAGTATCAAATGAAACGGTTGATTTGGGTGCTTTTGGGCCTGATCATTTTTTTCACATTTCTTACATTCTATTCCGGTTATACGGGTAAGGTAACTGATTGCGGCTGCTTTGGCGATGCCATTAAGCTCACCCCCTGGGAGTCTTTTACCAAGGATATTACCCTGTTTTTTATGATCTCAATATTATTTTTTAAAAGAAATGCTTTTAGGGAACTTTTGACTAAAAAAGCAGGTTTTGTTTTATTTATAGTTTCATGTGTAATTCCCTTATTTATAGCCATTTATGCTATCAGGCATTTGCCATTTATTGATTTCCGTCCTTATAAGGTTGGATCCAATATACCTGAATTGATGGAAATACCCACACTAAATCTCAAATACAGGTATATATTTGAAAAGGATGGAAAGTCGTATGAATTTGATAGTTGGCAAAATGATACTACCTATCAATACAAGGAATTGCTTACATTGAACGAAGATGGCAAGGTTTTGTCCCAGGATGAATTGGATGAAATGTCACAGCCAAAAATAACAGATTATAGCGTAAAAAATGATGAAGGCGATTTCACACAAGCTACTTTTGAGGGAAAAAAATTATTGATCGTGATCAATGATGTAGATAAAACAAATACAAAAAATATAGAAAAGATTGTTGCTCTTGTTAAGCATCTGGAAGACATGGGCATTGAACCGATGGTTCTAACATCTACAGATGAATCGGCCTATGATGTGTTCAGGCATGAAGTTCAGCTTGCAGTACCCTATTATTTTTCAGATGCTACTGTACTGAAAACAATGGTCCGTTCAAATCCAGGCTTAATATTAATGCAAAATGGAACTGTGATAGGCAAATGGCACTATAATGATGTGCCGGATGTTGAAGATATTAAATCTTTAATTTAA
- a CDS encoding DUF1599 domain-containing protein — MTDQTIIQFNKIIELASDIFKRKTKDYGTAWRALRLPSVTDQIFIKAKRIRSIQDKGTQKIEDSIDHEFIGIINYCLIALIQSELGIPALSPDTEKINGNELELSQDQLNKLYKKHFTNTRELLLKKNHDYDEAWKDIRVSSITDIILVKLLRIKQIEHNKGKTVVSEGIESNYQDIINYAVFALIKLKDT; from the coding sequence TTGACAGACCAAACAATCATACAATTCAACAAGATAATAGAATTAGCTTCGGATATTTTTAAGCGTAAAACAAAAGATTATGGCACTGCATGGCGCGCATTAAGGCTCCCATCTGTTACCGACCAGATCTTTATAAAGGCTAAAAGGATCCGTTCTATCCAGGACAAAGGTACACAAAAAATTGAGGATAGTATAGATCATGAGTTTATCGGAATTATTAATTATTGCCTTATTGCTTTAATTCAAAGTGAGCTTGGCATTCCTGCTCTTTCTCCTGACACAGAAAAGATCAACGGCAATGAATTAGAATTATCACAGGATCAATTAAACAAGCTGTATAAAAAGCATTTTACTAATACAAGAGAGCTTTTACTGAAAAAAAATCATGATTACGATGAAGCATGGAAGGATATCCGTGTAAGCTCTATCACTGATATTATTTTAGTAAAATTGCTCAGGATAAAACAAATAGAACATAATAAAGGGAAAACCGTAGTTTCTGAAGGCATTGAATCCAATTACCAGGATATTATTAATTATGCTGTATTTGCACTTATAAAATTAAAAGATACTTAA
- the folP gene encoding dihydropteroate synthase, whose product MVSKDTSFHLKKTLNLKGKIFDLSTPIVIGILNVTPDSFYDGGLYENEPAIIERASTIIEQGGSIIDVGGYSSRPGAADISEDEEIKRVTAAIKSILKAYPEATISIDTFRARVAAVAIEMGAAMINDISGGALDNKMFDMVGKLNVPYILMHMRGTPQTMQSLTDYDNILLDLITWFEKKVYQLNQLGVNDIIIDPGFGFAKTNHQNFELLKKISNFKMLNLPVLAGISRKSLICKTLNITPEESTNGTTVLNTIALINGANILRVHDVKEAVEVIKLIEVAK is encoded by the coding sequence ATAGTGAGTAAAGATACGAGTTTTCATTTAAAAAAAACACTAAATTTAAAAGGAAAAATATTTGACCTTTCTACTCCCATTGTTATTGGTATATTAAATGTTACTCCTGATTCGTTCTATGATGGTGGATTATATGAAAATGAACCGGCAATTATTGAGAGAGCCAGTACAATAATTGAGCAGGGAGGCAGTATTATTGATGTAGGAGGGTATTCATCAAGGCCTGGAGCTGCTGACATTTCTGAAGACGAAGAGATCAAAAGAGTTACTGCTGCTATCAAGTCGATCTTAAAAGCATATCCCGAAGCAACAATATCAATAGATACATTCAGGGCAAGGGTAGCAGCAGTTGCCATAGAAATGGGGGCAGCTATGATCAATGATATTTCAGGGGGAGCGCTTGATAACAAAATGTTTGATATGGTAGGGAAGTTGAATGTACCCTATATTTTAATGCATATGCGAGGCACCCCTCAAACGATGCAATCTTTAACAGATTATGATAATATTTTACTTGATCTGATCACCTGGTTTGAAAAAAAGGTCTATCAACTCAACCAATTAGGCGTAAATGATATAATCATTGACCCCGGATTTGGATTTGCAAAAACTAATCATCAAAATTTTGAATTATTAAAAAAAATAAGTAACTTTAAAATGTTAAATTTGCCTGTTTTAGCAGGAATTTCAAGAAAGTCGCTAATCTGTAAAACTTTGAATATTACACCTGAAGAATCAACAAATGGAACGACTGTTTTAAATACAATAGCATTAATAAATGGTGCGAACATCCTGCGTGTTCATGATGTAAAGGAAGCGGTAGAGGTTATTAAACTAATTGAGGTAGCAAAATAA
- a CDS encoding TIGR00159 family protein: MKLLFFIGFLEITWIDIFDVLLVAILLYLVYQLLKGSVAVKILIGVLSIYLIYLMVKAAGMQLFTSILEAIVAVGVLAAIIIFQPEIRRFLLLIGRSTPLNKEVFLKRFLWKRAFSSGRLNLTPIIEATKTLGGSATGALIVFAKSSQLKFYAESGDIIDADISKRLLLTIFNKNSPLHDGAVIISNNRIKAARCILPISENDDLPASFGMRHRAAIGMTQVTDSVVLVVSEETGQLSITKNGRFYDNLSPSELRKKLNYFLYEEEEKIQIEEEETTVDS, translated from the coding sequence TTGAAACTTTTATTTTTCATCGGATTTTTAGAAATCACCTGGATAGATATCTTTGACGTCCTTTTGGTCGCCATTTTACTTTACTTAGTGTATCAGCTGCTTAAAGGAAGTGTAGCGGTTAAAATATTAATCGGTGTTCTTTCAATCTACCTTATCTACCTGATGGTGAAAGCTGCCGGGATGCAACTTTTTACGTCTATTCTGGAAGCTATCGTGGCGGTAGGTGTTCTGGCAGCGATCATTATTTTTCAACCGGAGATCAGAAGGTTTTTGTTGTTGATCGGTAGATCCACTCCACTAAATAAAGAGGTGTTTTTAAAAAGATTTCTCTGGAAGCGGGCGTTTTCATCCGGAAGATTAAATCTGACACCGATCATAGAAGCAACCAAAACACTTGGCGGTTCTGCTACTGGCGCATTGATCGTATTTGCTAAAAGTTCTCAACTAAAATTTTATGCTGAATCGGGTGATATTATTGATGCCGATATATCTAAAAGATTATTGCTTACTATTTTTAATAAAAACAGCCCCCTCCATGACGGAGCGGTCATAATTTCAAACAATAGAATAAAAGCCGCAAGGTGCATCTTACCCATTTCAGAAAATGATGACCTGCCGGCTTCTTTTGGCATGAGACACAGAGCAGCGATTGGTATGACACAGGTTACCGATAGCGTTGTGCTGGTAGTTTCTGAAGAAACGGGACAGCTTTCCATAACCAAAAATGGCAGGTTCTATGACAACCTATCCCCTTCAGAATTGAGAAAAAAGCTTAACTACTTTCTTTATGAAGAGGAAGAGAAAATTCAAATTGAAGAAGAGGAAACAACAGTTGACAGTTAA
- a CDS encoding tetratricopeptide repeat protein — MMKNLILLVLSISFMWSCYNKEKHPLSKKQQAQHRVDSLENLFTQSLEKSKKLDIKLAMYTIQAYEYYAADYPEDPESAQYLFKAAYNYQNILGNHRKAIRLYEKGYNDYPGYENRPMMLFHLGNAYSELQDTTNAIGKLKLFIKSYPGHDFADDAEGLIRFMRLNEEELDEFFGKKKVQ; from the coding sequence ATGATGAAAAATCTTATTTTACTCGTTCTTTCAATCTCATTCATGTGGAGCTGTTATAACAAGGAAAAACACCCTCTTTCCAAAAAACAACAAGCGCAGCACAGGGTTGACAGCCTGGAAAATTTATTTACACAATCACTCGAAAAGAGCAAAAAGCTGGATATTAAACTGGCTATGTATACCATCCAGGCTTATGAATATTATGCAGCAGATTATCCTGAAGATCCGGAAAGTGCACAGTATTTGTTCAAAGCAGCTTATAACTATCAAAACATACTTGGCAACCACAGGAAGGCCATCAGGCTTTATGAAAAGGGTTATAATGATTATCCCGGGTACGAAAACAGGCCAATGATGCTTTTTCACCTGGGCAATGCTTACAGCGAGCTGCAGGATACCACCAATGCGATCGGTAAACTAAAATTATTTATTAAATCTTATCCCGGCCACGATTTTGCAGATGATGCAGAGGGATTGATTAGATTTATGCGACTCAATGAGGAGGAACTGGATGAGTTTTTTGGTAAAAAGAAGGTACAGTAA
- a CDS encoding ORF6N domain-containing protein, with product MELPVKFENVESKIIELRDEYVILDSDVAALYAVETREINQAVKNNPEKFPEGYVMKLTPKEWEPVKSKFLTSPRGGGKVKLPKAFTEKGLYMLATIIKGKRATQTTLTIIETFARIRNITNQNITKNCVTDISLEVKSRIIRHRETVGGSTRTGVFPFAVFNCVKVFRDTFFGLNFSRGFTPFFVTEFQKKH from the coding sequence ATGGAATTACCCGTAAAATTTGAAAATGTTGAAAGCAAAATCATTGAACTCCGGGATGAGTACGTTATTCTGGATAGCGATGTGGCTGCTCTCTATGCTGTTGAAACACGAGAGATAAATCAAGCTGTAAAAAATAATCCGGAGAAGTTCCCCGAAGGATATGTTATGAAACTTACCCCAAAAGAATGGGAACCGGTGAAATCAAAATTTTTGACTTCACCTCGTGGAGGAGGGAAAGTAAAGTTGCCCAAAGCATTCACTGAAAAGGGGCTCTATATGCTCGCTACTATTATCAAAGGCAAGCGGGCAACACAAACAACTCTTACCATCATTGAGACATTTGCAAGAATAAGAAACATAACAAACCAAAACATAACAAAAAATTGCGTTACTGACATTTCTCTCGAAGTAAAATCGCGAATAATAAGACACAGAGAAACAGTCGGAGGAAGCACCCGGACGGGTGTGTTTCCTTTTGCTGTATTCAACTGTGTCAAGGTATTTCGCGATACCTTCTTCGGGCTGAATTTCAGTAGAGGGTTCACGCCCTTTTTTGTTACCGAATTTCAAAAAAAACATTGA
- the kbl gene encoding glycine C-acetyltransferase: MFRSLKTALQKDLLEIKASGLYKDERIITTPQSAAIKTTDGKEVINFCANNYLGLSSHPAVIEAAKKTIDTHGYGMSSVRFICGTQDIHKELERKISDFLGTEDTILYAACFDANGGVFEPLLSAEDAIISDELNHASVIDGVRLCKAQRFRYKHSDMQNLEAKLKEAQSTRHKIIVTDGVFSMDGDIAKLDKICGLAEKYDALVMVDDSHSTGFMGKTGKGTHEHCNVMGSIDIITSTLGKALGGASGGFTSGRKEIIEMLRQRSRPYLFSNTVAPSVVGASIKVIDLLNQTTELRDKLEENTTWFRTKMTAAGFDIKPGTHPIVPIMLYDAKLAQDFAARLLDKGIYVIGFFYPVVPKDQARIRVQISALHEREHLDKAVKAFSEVEREVGGPDK, translated from the coding sequence ATGTTTCGATCTTTAAAAACCGCACTGCAAAAAGATTTACTAGAGATAAAAGCCTCCGGTTTATACAAAGATGAGCGCATCATCACCACACCGCAAAGTGCAGCAATAAAGACCACTGACGGGAAAGAGGTGATCAATTTCTGTGCAAACAACTACCTGGGCCTTTCTTCTCATCCTGCTGTAATCGAAGCGGCTAAAAAAACGATCGATACACACGGTTACGGGATGAGCTCGGTACGATTTATATGTGGTACGCAGGACATACATAAAGAGCTTGAAAGAAAAATCTCAGATTTCCTGGGTACTGAAGATACCATTCTTTACGCTGCCTGCTTTGATGCCAATGGCGGTGTATTTGAGCCCTTGCTTAGCGCTGAAGATGCCATCATTTCTGATGAATTAAACCATGCCTCTGTCATTGATGGCGTAAGGTTGTGCAAAGCCCAGCGCTTTCGCTATAAACACAGCGATATGCAAAATCTGGAAGCAAAATTGAAAGAGGCACAAAGCACCCGGCATAAGATCATCGTCACAGATGGGGTTTTCTCTATGGATGGTGACATTGCCAAATTAGACAAAATATGCGGCCTGGCAGAGAAATATGATGCCCTGGTAATGGTGGATGACAGCCATTCTACAGGATTTATGGGTAAAACAGGCAAAGGTACCCACGAGCACTGCAATGTAATGGGCAGCATTGACATTATCACCAGCACCCTGGGCAAGGCATTAGGGGGAGCATCAGGAGGCTTTACCTCCGGCAGAAAAGAGATCATTGAAATGCTCAGGCAGCGTTCACGGCCCTATCTTTTTTCCAATACCGTAGCTCCTTCTGTGGTTGGGGCTTCCATTAAAGTGATTGACCTGCTGAACCAGACAACGGAATTGCGGGATAAGCTGGAAGAAAACACCACCTGGTTCCGCACAAAAATGACCGCTGCAGGGTTTGATATTAAACCCGGTACGCATCCAATCGTGCCGATCATGCTTTACGATGCTAAGCTTGCACAGGATTTTGCCGCCAGATTGCTTGATAAAGGCATCTATGTGATTGGATTTTTTTACCCTGTAGTCCCCAAAGATCAGGCACGGATACGTGTCCAGATCTCTGCATTACATGAAAGGGAGCATTTGGACAAAGCTGTTAAAGCATTTAGTGAAGTTGAAAGAGAAGTTGGCGGTCCCGACAAGTAG